From a region of the Candidatus Brocadia sp. genome:
- a CDS encoding DEAD/DEAH box helicase, translated as MSYLYPYNDAINLFVKGRISENDAERQQRTAKEILRRLENQPGLILADEVGMGKTFVAIAVALSVTTNDKKKRPVVVMVPSTLKEKWPRDFEVFREKCLPEPLSASIRCDRAETGVDFLKLLDDKKEDRKSIVFLTHGAMSRGLTDDSGVWIKLALIQRALHRRWDTDRLKRALYRVLSRLLRITKYDRHGEELWEKLLYSDTEKWRGILKKFGVEEKDDPVPKGVKDALKEIEVQSLYEKIREIPQRESKNLDDRILDARHILNDEIREVWVKCLANLQIQLPLLILDEAHHLKNPDTKLASLFQSKSLFQSKDAEDDAEELQLKGHLAGMFERMIFLTATPFQLGHYELCSVIERFQGISWKNSTAPAGGLAHFQAELSDLKTKLDQAQEAAVRLDHDWERLNEDDLLVNGQKLTSVHEWWSIVRSNQIGLTPSVSLAIKSYGQTKQRMKDAEASLKKWVVRHMRPKQVPFKEGLIERRKRFVGKSMIRENNECLTEGLDIAGTSLLPFLLSARLVALNPESRPFFSEGLASSYEAFLKTRKDRQDVRPTDDDDTDDESNLNLKEDPALEWYLNQLERSLPQKDSAYYELHPKVKATVDKVIALWLQGEKVLIFCHYVATGKVLRQYISEAMRNKIRELGAKKIGCASDEVMDRLEKIGTRFLDQDSKLRLVTDERIASMIRTYPALQIHEAEMLDIVRRYLRTPTFLIRYFPLEKTKLDENDFEAIFHAKDGSGLSLQESLIHFLDFLQNHCGEAERRDFADALLSIQTGSFMGVDIAKAYTEDELQGEKSERLLPNVRLINGTTKQESRQKIMLTFNTPFYPDVLVASSVMAEGVDLHLNCRYVIHHDLCWNPSTLEQRTGRIDRIGAKVEKCGKPIHIYFPFISETQDEKMYRVVMDRERWFKVVMGEKYKLDAKTTERLASRVPFPEEAAEALMFNLAIREGITHEKV; from the coding sequence ATGAGTTATCTCTATCCTTACAACGACGCGATCAATCTTTTTGTTAAGGGGCGCATATCAGAAAACGATGCCGAACGACAGCAACGCACCGCAAAAGAAATATTACGCCGATTGGAGAATCAACCGGGATTGATCCTTGCCGATGAGGTCGGTATGGGTAAGACGTTTGTAGCCATTGCCGTTGCCCTGTCAGTTACCACGAACGACAAAAAGAAAAGACCGGTTGTTGTTATGGTTCCTTCGACGCTGAAAGAAAAGTGGCCGCGGGATTTCGAAGTGTTTAGAGAAAAATGCTTACCAGAGCCTCTATCCGCATCTATACGTTGTGATCGCGCTGAAACCGGTGTTGATTTTCTGAAACTCCTTGATGATAAGAAAGAAGATCGAAAATCTATCGTTTTTCTGACGCACGGCGCGATGAGCCGGGGATTAACGGATGACTCCGGTGTTTGGATCAAGCTGGCACTGATACAGCGTGCCCTTCATCGCCGTTGGGATACAGACCGCCTTAAAAGGGCTTTGTATCGTGTGCTTAGCCGACTTTTAAGGATTACGAAGTATGATCGTCATGGCGAAGAGCTTTGGGAGAAATTGCTGTATTCGGATACCGAAAAATGGCGTGGTATTTTGAAGAAATTTGGTGTTGAGGAAAAAGATGACCCTGTACCAAAGGGTGTAAAGGATGCGCTTAAGGAGATAGAGGTTCAATCCCTTTATGAGAAGATTCGGGAAATACCTCAGAGAGAGTCGAAAAACCTTGATGACAGAATCCTTGATGCACGCCATATCCTGAACGATGAAATCCGGGAAGTTTGGGTAAAATGCCTGGCCAATTTACAGATTCAATTGCCTTTATTAATTCTGGATGAAGCGCATCATCTCAAAAATCCTGATACAAAACTTGCGTCATTATTTCAATCAAAATCACTGTTTCAATCGAAGGATGCCGAAGATGATGCCGAGGAACTACAACTCAAAGGACATCTTGCAGGCATGTTCGAACGTATGATTTTTCTCACCGCAACGCCGTTCCAGTTAGGACATTATGAATTATGTTCCGTTATTGAGCGATTTCAGGGGATATCGTGGAAGAATTCGACGGCTCCTGCGGGTGGGCTAGCCCATTTTCAAGCTGAATTGTCCGATCTGAAGACTAAACTTGATCAGGCTCAGGAGGCGGCCGTAAGACTTGATCATGATTGGGAACGTTTGAACGAGGATGATTTACTGGTGAATGGGCAAAAGTTGACATCGGTCCATGAATGGTGGTCTATTGTCCGATCTAATCAGATTGGACTTACACCATCTGTCTCGTTGGCGATTAAATCCTACGGACAAACGAAACAGCGAATGAAAGACGCTGAGGCATCGTTGAAAAAATGGGTGGTACGACACATGCGTCCAAAACAGGTACCGTTCAAGGAGGGTTTGATTGAACGACGCAAGCGCTTTGTGGGAAAATCGATGATACGTGAAAACAACGAATGCCTTACAGAGGGACTTGATATCGCAGGAACGTCACTTTTGCCATTTCTCCTATCCGCCAGACTGGTCGCGCTAAACCCAGAGTCCAGACCCTTTTTCTCAGAGGGACTGGCATCCAGTTATGAAGCCTTCCTGAAGACGAGAAAAGACCGGCAAGATGTGAGGCCTACAGACGACGATGATACTGATGACGAGTCGAATCTAAATTTGAAGGAAGATCCAGCCTTAGAATGGTATTTGAATCAACTGGAGCGGTCATTACCTCAAAAGGATTCCGCGTACTATGAACTGCATCCAAAAGTGAAGGCCACTGTCGATAAAGTAATTGCTTTATGGCTTCAAGGTGAAAAGGTCCTGATTTTTTGTCACTATGTTGCAACTGGTAAGGTATTACGGCAATACATTTCAGAAGCCATGCGCAACAAGATTCGTGAGCTAGGCGCAAAAAAAATTGGGTGTGCATCTGACGAGGTCATGGACAGACTGGAAAAAATTGGGACAAGATTTTTGGATCAGGACTCGAAACTGCGGTTGGTAACGGATGAGAGAATTGCAAGTATGATTCGGACATATCCCGCGCTACAAATACATGAGGCGGAAATGCTGGATATTGTGCGAAGGTATTTGCGCACCCCCACGTTTCTCATTCGGTATTTTCCCCTCGAAAAAACCAAATTAGACGAAAACGATTTTGAGGCAATTTTTCATGCAAAAGACGGTAGCGGTCTTTCGCTTCAGGAATCACTTATACACTTCCTTGACTTTTTACAGAATCACTGTGGAGAAGCAGAAAGGAGGGATTTTGCAGATGCCTTGCTGTCCATCCAAACAGGAAGTTTTATGGGTGTGGATATAGCCAAAGCATACACCGAGGATGAATTGCAAGGGGAGAAAAGTGAGCGGCTTTTGCCCAATGTGAGGTTGATAAATGGAACCACGAAACAGGAATCCCGTCAGAAAATCATGCTCACTTTTAATACGCCTTTTTACCCTGATGTTTTGGTCGCCAGCAGTGTTATGGCGGAGGGCGTCGATCTGCACCTCAATTGCCGCTACGTTATTCATCATGATCTCTGCTGGAATCCGAGCACGTTAGAGCAAAGAACCGGCCGCATTGATCGGATTGGCGCCAAGGTGGAGAAGTGTGGCAAACCAATACACATATATTTT
- a CDS encoding DUF86 domain-containing protein produces MTTLLKFLTNELADWNIYLELSWDEYQNDRVRRRSSEHWRENIVNASIDVVRILLASEKKSLPGTYREVLRSFMSFHEFDKNTVERSCEFARLRNIITHEYLDIRWEEIRNFVKNARPLFEYTIEYVKKNFSA; encoded by the coding sequence TTGACAACGCTACTAAAATTTTTGACGAACGAACTCGCTGACTGGAATATTTATCTGGAACTCAGTTGGGATGAATACCAGAATGACAGGGTAAGGCGGAGAAGTTCAGAGCATTGGAGAGAAAATATCGTCAATGCCTCAATTGATGTCGTACGAATTCTCCTGGCGTCCGAAAAAAAATCTTTACCGGGCACTTACAGAGAGGTTTTGAGATCGTTTATGTCTTTCCATGAATTTGATAAAAACACTGTCGAAAGATCGTGTGAATTTGCCAGGTTACGAAACATTATTACGCACGAATATCTGGATATTCGATGGGAAGAGATAAGGAATTTTGTAAAGAATGCCAGGCCATTATTTGAATATACGATAGAGTACGTTAAGAAAAATTTCTCAGCATAA
- a CDS encoding DUF4338 domain-containing protein — MLALYHYLGSSRMAGENMKYIVFDRNANPLACILFGSPAWKVAPRDSFIGWDILARKHSLHLITNNPCFLILPWVRVPHLASHILGLIARRIRNDFVHKYGHPVYLLETFVERERFQGTCYKAANWQLVGQTKGRTRNDRYNTIRVPTKDIYLYPLIPNFREALHGIP; from the coding sequence TTGCTTGCGCTTTACCATTACCTTGGCTCCTCGAGGATGGCGGGTGAAAATATGAAGTATATCGTTTTCGACCGTAATGCTAACCCACTTGCCTGCATTCTTTTTGGTTCCCCTGCCTGGAAGGTTGCACCTCGTGACTCATTCATCGGCTGGGATATTCTGGCCAGGAAACACTCTCTCCACCTCATCACCAATAACCCGTGTTTTCTTATTCTTCCCTGGGTGCGCGTTCCCCATCTGGCAAGCCACATTCTTGGACTCATTGCTCGCCGCATCAGGAATGATTTCGTACACAAATACGGACATCCCGTTTACCTGCTCGAAACCTTTGTCGAGCGGGAACGCTTTCAAGGCACTTGTTACAAGGCTGCCAATTGGCAGCTCGTCGGCCAAACAAAAGGACGGACTCGAAACGACCGATACAATACCATTCGTGTACCCACCAAGGACATCTATCTCTATCCCCTTATCCCAAACTTCCGGGAGGCTCTGCATGGCATCCCCTAA
- a CDS encoding IS66 family transposase, translating into MASPKKHTTNTSLECFSAILWMLRIVIILLLREIQYLRKRLASHKKNSSNSHKPPSRDDPFQKRGVPKRGASGRKPGGQKGRPGKARVMALPGQISQTIPHKPQSCKRCGISFGESHESVPAQKRQVWEIPEIKPSVIEHVFYSTTCSRGHRNRPDVPEWIYSGTGENLHALIAYLTVEGKLSRRILQSILENVFHVPLALGAIQNRLEDTSHILQGACAELENELTNQPVVNIDETGYPHNKTLAWLWVFVTNSFALFTIRASRGSQVIRSVLGELFDGIIISDRFSAYLKYHKDRTCGLLQLCWAHIIRDVKALCTEPAYGSSKPFSLLMRQRIGTVFRIWHAHKHNTLSREQLIALTQPILLEMRSFLENNRNAPSQAVSKFSCQLLKKWEHLFVFLSHQGVEPTNNLAERSIRPAVQSRKL; encoded by the coding sequence ATGGCATCCCCTAAGAAACATACCACAAACACTTCTTTGGAGTGTTTCTCTGCCATACTCTGGATGCTCCGTATTGTTATCATCCTCTTGCTCAGAGAAATCCAGTACTTGAGAAAAAGGCTTGCCTCCCATAAAAAAAACTCTTCAAATTCCCATAAACCACCTTCACGGGATGACCCCTTTCAAAAACGAGGCGTTCCCAAACGTGGTGCCTCCGGCAGAAAGCCGGGCGGACAAAAAGGTCGTCCGGGCAAAGCCCGTGTCATGGCCTTGCCAGGCCAAATCTCTCAGACCATTCCCCACAAACCCCAATCCTGCAAGCGATGCGGTATCTCTTTCGGTGAATCTCACGAAAGTGTTCCCGCCCAAAAACGCCAGGTATGGGAAATCCCAGAAATCAAACCGTCGGTTATCGAACATGTCTTCTATAGCACAACCTGCTCGCGCGGACACAGAAACCGCCCTGACGTCCCTGAATGGATCTACTCAGGCACCGGGGAAAACCTCCATGCCCTTATCGCTTACCTGACCGTTGAAGGAAAACTCTCGCGGCGCATCCTCCAGAGCATCCTGGAGAACGTCTTTCACGTACCCCTTGCCCTCGGCGCAATCCAGAACCGGCTTGAAGACACTTCACATATCCTTCAAGGAGCCTGTGCCGAACTTGAGAACGAACTGACCAACCAACCCGTTGTCAATATTGATGAAACAGGATACCCTCATAATAAGACCCTTGCCTGGCTCTGGGTATTTGTCACAAACTCCTTCGCCTTGTTTACCATCCGCGCCTCTCGCGGTTCTCAGGTCATACGCTCCGTTCTGGGAGAACTCTTTGACGGCATTATCATCTCCGACCGCTTTTCCGCTTACCTCAAATATCACAAAGACCGGACGTGCGGACTTCTGCAACTCTGCTGGGCACACATTATCCGTGATGTCAAGGCGCTCTGCACGGAACCTGCTTATGGTTCGTCCAAACCCTTCTCCCTGCTCATGCGCCAACGCATTGGCACCGTTTTCCGAATATGGCACGCACATAAACACAACACCCTCTCGCGCGAGCAACTCATTGCCTTGACGCAACCGATACTTCTGGAGATGCGCTCCTTCCTGGAAAACAACCGGAATGCGCCTTCACAGGCCGTCTCTAAGTTTTCCTGCCAACTCCTGAAAAAGTGGGAGCATCTTTTTGTCTTTCTCTCCCATCAGGGAGTTGAACCCACCAACAACCTGGCCGAACGTTCGATTCGTCCTGCGGTGCAATCCCGAAAATTGTAA
- a CDS encoding ABC transporter permease, giving the protein MNSLTYNFDLIWHLVRCDFIIRYKGSILGVLWSLTLPLTQLLVLVFLFQKVVPLDIDAYPAFVFSALAPWTWFNSCLGSAGNLLINNRNLILRPRFTPYTLIIVNVLSNMLNYLIALPILFSLLLIYDRPIAPTILFLPLLMLLQGILIVGLGLIIATLNVFYRDVQHIVAVVTMLLFYMTPVFYQPQAVAEKFRILYTLNPVAVLIQVYRSIFFYGTAPEWSPLLYVGAVSVLVCAFGFLFYARNLHDIIDTI; this is encoded by the coding sequence ATGAATTCATTGACGTACAATTTTGACTTGATATGGCACCTTGTACGTTGCGATTTTATTATTCGGTACAAAGGATCTATTTTAGGAGTCCTCTGGTCACTCACCCTTCCGCTGACTCAACTCCTGGTATTAGTGTTTCTTTTCCAGAAAGTCGTCCCTCTGGATATCGATGCATACCCGGCCTTTGTCTTCAGTGCGTTGGCACCATGGACATGGTTTAACTCCTGTCTTGGTTCGGCCGGCAATCTGTTGATTAATAACCGAAATCTGATTCTCAGACCTCGTTTTACGCCATACACCCTTATCATTGTCAATGTTTTGTCTAATATGCTTAATTATCTGATCGCCCTGCCAATTCTTTTTAGCCTGCTATTGATTTATGATCGGCCAATAGCCCCAACGATTCTGTTTCTCCCCCTGCTAATGCTGCTCCAGGGCATCCTGATCGTTGGCCTGGGACTGATCATCGCAACGCTCAATGTCTTTTATCGTGATGTACAACATATCGTAGCCGTCGTAACGATGCTCCTGTTCTATATGACACCGGTTTTTTACCAACCACAGGCCGTCGCGGAAAAATTCCGCATTCTGTATACACTGAATCCGGTTGCCGTCCTGATCCAGGTCTACCGATCAATTTTCTTTTATGGCACAGCGCCGGAGTGGAGTCCACTCCTGTATGTGGGTGCAGTAAGCGTACTCGTATGCGCCTTTGGTTTCCTTTTTTATGCCCGTAATCTTCATGACATTATTGATACCATATAG
- a CDS encoding ABC transporter ATP-binding protein, with product MTAILTVESASKRYRIQRHRPTSIKDSIIGRLKGLHRKDNFFWALRDVSFSVEHGLKLGIIGHNGAGKSTLLRLLCGLGRPTTGRIHCKGQVSGLLELGSGFHPDMTGRENLVTGGILSGLTKRQVLAKQEEIIAFAELEECIDHTVRTYSSGMYLRLAFAAAIHFDPDVLIIDEVLAVGDSRFQKKCLERLAAFQAKGKTTILTSHDTEQIRNLCDEVLVLEEGRAVMLGDPEKALQCYNDLMRQRTEKRAALLSGGATQTNLVVEHGSRMGTLEASVCAVRLYDTQRRATNTIHSGDSLIIELEYRLTKPLPDVALTLGIYTEANTKCFEFCVASAVTTVGSLTNAGRLRCQLPELPLLPGLYYLNIGLYPPDWNYVYDYHWQMHPLHVLSASEGYSGISGVISVKPVWSVVKE from the coding sequence ATGACAGCAATTTTAACCGTCGAATCAGCTTCAAAACGATACCGTATACAGCGGCATCGTCCTACTTCCATCAAAGATTCCATAATCGGGCGCCTCAAAGGCCTTCACCGCAAAGATAATTTTTTTTGGGCATTGCGTGATGTCTCCTTTTCCGTGGAACATGGGCTGAAACTCGGCATCATTGGCCATAACGGTGCGGGAAAAAGCACCCTCCTGCGATTGCTGTGCGGTTTGGGAAGACCTACCACGGGGCGTATTCACTGCAAGGGTCAGGTGAGTGGTTTGCTCGAACTGGGAAGTGGATTTCACCCCGACATGACCGGCCGTGAAAATCTTGTAACTGGAGGCATCCTGAGCGGCCTTACCAAACGCCAGGTACTGGCAAAACAAGAAGAAATCATTGCCTTTGCTGAACTTGAAGAATGTATCGATCATACGGTCAGAACGTATTCGAGCGGTATGTACTTGCGGCTTGCCTTTGCCGCGGCAATCCATTTTGACCCCGATGTGCTAATCATTGATGAAGTGCTGGCCGTTGGCGATTCTCGTTTCCAAAAGAAGTGTCTCGAACGGTTAGCAGCCTTTCAAGCAAAAGGGAAAACCACTATCCTGACGTCGCACGATACCGAACAAATCCGCAATTTGTGTGATGAAGTTCTGGTCCTGGAAGAAGGACGAGCCGTAATGCTGGGAGATCCGGAGAAGGCACTTCAGTGTTACAACGATTTAATGCGTCAGCGGACGGAGAAGAGGGCTGCGCTGCTATCCGGCGGGGCAACCCAAACCAACCTGGTGGTCGAGCATGGCAGCCGTATGGGTACCCTGGAAGCATCCGTCTGCGCTGTCCGCCTGTATGATACTCAGCGCAGGGCTACGAATACCATACACAGCGGCGACAGCCTGATCATTGAGCTTGAATATCGCCTTACAAAACCATTGCCCGATGTCGCCCTTACCCTGGGTATTTATACCGAGGCCAATACAAAATGTTTTGAATTCTGTGTAGCCTCAGCCGTCACAACCGTCGGATCGTTAACCAACGCGGGCAGATTACGCTGTCAGCTGCCAGAACTGCCTTTGCTCCCCGGCCTCTATTACCTTAATATCGGGCTTTATCCTCCTGATTGGAACTACGTATACGATTATCACTGGCAAATGCACCCCTTGCACGTGCTGAGTGCCAGCGAAGGATATTCCGGGATTTCCGGAGTAATCTCAGTGAAGCCTGTCTGGTCTGTTGTAAAAGAATGA